One part of the Candidatus Saccharimonadales bacterium genome encodes these proteins:
- a CDS encoding slipin family protein encodes MDTFVVFWLVVLGAVLLSGIKVVNQYERGVVLTLGKFTGIRSPGLRLVIPVFQRMIRVDVRSLPVDVPRQEVITKDNVTINVDAVVYFKVLDAAKAVLEINNYIYATSQFAQAALRDVVGNVELDALLSKREEISQEIKAIVDSETNKWGIDVENVKIQNIELPQDMKRAMAKQAEAERERRAVIITAAAEKSAAQEVSEAAEMLSKIPGGISLRTLQTLEKIASEPSQKTLIVLPTDLGSVVSSFIKKQ; translated from the coding sequence ATGGATACATTTGTGGTTTTTTGGTTAGTGGTTTTGGGCGCGGTTTTACTTAGTGGCATTAAAGTTGTCAATCAATACGAACGCGGCGTGGTTTTAACTCTGGGTAAGTTTACAGGAATTCGTTCACCTGGCTTACGGTTGGTTATTCCAGTTTTTCAGCGAATGATCCGCGTTGATGTGCGTTCGTTGCCGGTTGATGTGCCTCGCCAAGAAGTAATCACCAAAGATAACGTAACCATCAACGTTGACGCTGTGGTTTATTTTAAAGTTCTAGATGCAGCCAAAGCTGTGCTTGAAATTAACAACTATATTTATGCAACTTCGCAGTTTGCCCAAGCTGCTCTGCGCGACGTAGTCGGTAACGTTGAATTAGATGCACTCTTGAGTAAACGCGAAGAAATCAGCCAAGAAATTAAAGCAATTGTAGATTCCGAAACAAACAAATGGGGGATCGACGTTGAGAATGTTAAGATCCAAAACATCGAATTACCTCAAGATATGAAACGCGCAATGGCAAAGCAAGCCGAAGCTGAACGTGAGCGTCGTGCTGTGATAATTACCGCGGCCGCTGAAAAGTCTGCTGCTCAAGAAGTCTCGGAGGCTGCCGAAATGCTCAGCAAAATCCCGGGTGGAATAAGTTTGCGAACTCTGCAGACCCTAGAGAAGATTGCGAGCGAGCCATCGCAAAAGACTTTGATCGTGCTGCCAACAGACCTCGGCAGCGTGGTTAGCAGTTTTATTAAAAAACAATAG
- a CDS encoding DUF1697 domain-containing protein, whose translation MATQKYLALLRGINVGGKNIIKMAELKFCFEHHGYENVSTYIQSGNVIFEAPNQSADDLSKKLEEMLSTNFNYNASVVVRSADQLKKIVASAPKSFGTDPANFRYYVLFLKGPLTTQQAMKEIPIRQDVDEAWPGAEGVVFHSRVEARATQSYLGRLIGMPIYQNITIRNWNTTKKLEALLEK comes from the coding sequence ATGGCAACACAAAAATATTTAGCACTTTTACGCGGCATCAATGTTGGCGGGAAAAACATTATAAAAATGGCCGAGCTTAAGTTTTGCTTTGAGCACCACGGCTACGAGAACGTTTCGACTTACATTCAAAGCGGCAATGTAATCTTTGAAGCGCCCAACCAAAGTGCCGACGATTTATCTAAAAAACTAGAAGAAATGCTGTCAACCAACTTTAATTACAACGCCAGCGTTGTGGTCAGATCAGCCGACCAACTTAAAAAAATTGTAGCGAGCGCTCCAAAAAGTTTCGGTACCGATCCAGCCAACTTTAGATACTATGTTTTATTTTTAAAAGGGCCACTAACAACTCAACAAGCCATGAAAGAAATCCCAATCAGACAAGATGTGGACGAAGCATGGCCAGGCGCTGAGGGGGTAGTTTTTCACAGTCGCGTCGAAGCCCGAGCAACGCAAAGCTACCTGGGACGGTTAATAGGTATGCCGATTTACCAAAATATTACAATCCGCAACTGGAACACCACCAAAAAACTCGAAGCCTTATTGGAAAAATAG
- a CDS encoding recombinase family protein: MTKKVFAIANCRVSSIEQLLNNSLPRQESSVYAAAKELGVEIIKVWSGSVSSKKGSNVDRKDLEEMLNLCKKDKRIKFVIIDELDRFMRSILEIGYFLVLFKQQGVEVVFASQPNLKTDTAANTLLLMLEAYKAEGSNEERIHKSISGQTTALKDGRYPFHPKAGYMRGTNKGVPDVHPVRGIALREVFVRMAEHVVTPTEGLIELNKSDYTLERSPLKMDKFRKIATDPFYAGIVEINKQVKVRNENGEHEPLITFEQHEELLRIFDAKKKTQTGPRKNGNPKFPLNRITLHDTCLELKNKGKFVGYDHGNGKNPNLIYEKYRCRSCGFYLTRAELHPKVAQLFKDNPINEDGAKDFIEALDVVWKKKEAQARQDSVRIGQKIKALSDDIDNRAIAAIDPSNIKIKPEILANIEKMKTQVEELKEELHSLEQKMDTDKDKFLKFAFNFASNMGDNFMTITEENREKCKQIIFPAGFYMDADKNVYTPKISPLITLATTKKDTEVSKNVQMVRVTRL, encoded by the coding sequence ATGACTAAAAAAGTATTCGCAATAGCGAACTGTCGTGTATCCAGCATAGAGCAACTGTTAAATAATAGCTTACCTAGACAGGAGAGCTCAGTATATGCAGCAGCCAAAGAGCTAGGGGTAGAAATTATCAAAGTATGGTCGGGGAGCGTTAGTAGTAAAAAAGGCTCAAATGTTGACCGTAAAGACCTAGAAGAAATGCTCAACCTATGCAAGAAAGATAAACGTATAAAGTTTGTAATCATTGACGAACTTGACCGTTTTATGCGTTCAATACTTGAAATCGGATATTTTTTAGTTCTTTTCAAGCAACAAGGCGTAGAGGTTGTTTTTGCTTCACAGCCAAATCTTAAGACGGATACTGCTGCTAATACATTGCTTTTAATGCTGGAAGCATATAAAGCAGAAGGCAGTAACGAAGAACGTATACACAAGTCAATATCAGGCCAAACAACCGCTCTGAAAGATGGCCGTTATCCATTCCACCCGAAGGCTGGTTACATGCGTGGCACTAACAAGGGTGTACCAGATGTCCACCCTGTCAGAGGTATTGCATTACGTGAGGTGTTTGTTCGTATGGCGGAGCACGTTGTAACGCCGACAGAGGGGCTCATCGAATTGAACAAAAGCGACTATACATTAGAGCGTTCACCATTGAAGATGGATAAGTTTCGTAAGATAGCAACTGATCCCTTCTACGCTGGAATTGTTGAGATTAACAAACAGGTTAAGGTTCGCAATGAGAATGGTGAGCACGAGCCACTGATTACGTTTGAGCAACACGAGGAATTGCTAAGAATATTCGATGCGAAAAAGAAGACTCAGACGGGTCCACGCAAAAATGGCAATCCGAAATTTCCTCTTAATCGCATAACTTTGCACGACACCTGCCTGGAATTAAAAAACAAAGGCAAGTTCGTTGGATACGACCATGGCAATGGCAAAAATCCTAACTTAATCTATGAGAAGTACCGTTGTCGTTCGTGTGGATTTTACCTTACTCGTGCCGAGTTGCATCCAAAAGTTGCTCAGCTCTTTAAGGACAACCCCATAAATGAAGATGGGGCCAAAGATTTTATAGAAGCACTTGATGTTGTCTGGAAAAAGAAAGAAGCCCAAGCTAGACAGGACAGCGTTCGTATCGGCCAGAAAATAAAGGCACTGAGTGATGATATAGACAATCGTGCTATAGCAGCCATAGACCCGTCAAACATCAAAATCAAGCCTGAGATACTTGCGAACATAGAGAAAATGAAAACGCAGGTTGAAGAATTAAAAGAAGAATTACATTCCCTAGAGCAAAAGATGGACACAGATAAAGATAAGTTCCTTAAGTTTGCCTTTAACTTCGCCAGTAATATGGGTGACAACTTCATGACCATAACAGAGGAGAACCGTGAAAAGTGTAAACAAATCATATTTCCCGCTGGTTTTTACATGGACGCCGATAAAAATGTTTACACCCCCAAAATAAGCCCCCTCATCACCTTAGCGACAACAAAAAAAGACACCGAAGTGTCTAAAAATGTCCAAATGGTGCGGGTGACGAGACTCTAA
- a CDS encoding JAB domain-containing protein, producing the protein MGSGRTNGHSYGGSNGGKCVFCEQPTVSKPLRSAKDILACLEFFRDKNQEWLVSLSLDGAGNLILRRIVTIGLLDMNLAHPREVFAGPLTDRAASIIIAHNHCSGICEPSSQDIQTTQQLAAAGVLLGIPLVEHLIVTKTGYFSFREQGLIDRAIHQANR; encoded by the coding sequence ATGGGGAGTGGTCGCACCAACGGTCACTCCTACGGAGGGAGCAACGGAGGCAAATGTGTCTTCTGTGAGCAGCCAACCGTCTCAAAGCCATTACGTTCAGCCAAGGACATCCTAGCTTGTTTGGAATTCTTCAGGGACAAAAATCAAGAATGGCTCGTAAGCCTTAGTCTGGATGGAGCTGGCAATCTGATTCTGCGCCGTATTGTCACTATTGGGCTATTGGATATGAACTTAGCCCATCCAAGAGAAGTATTCGCAGGGCCACTGACAGATAGAGCAGCGTCGATTATTATTGCTCATAACCATTGTAGTGGTATCTGTGAGCCATCTAGCCAGGACATTCAGACAACCCAGCAGTTGGCGGCAGCGGGTGTATTGCTTGGCATACCGCTGGTTGAGCATCTGATCGTTACAAAGACAGGGTATTTCAGCTTTCGGGAGCAAGGTTTGATTGACAGAGCTATTCACCAAGCTAACAGGTAA
- a CDS encoding NAD(P)-dependent oxidoreductase, translating into MKIFIISPNAERMFTEEHRNALNAVGGVTVFGEIKPFDQLTELYDGDEPRIVAVDPDFSDWKFPNEVIDKIPSLKAIVLQTTSFSWLDIQYAAKKGIPVVNLRGFSSIAVAEWVVMLTLALARRLPVVVKDGWKLDYEKHRGFELRGKKAGVIGLGRIGTAVAENLKGLGMNVQYWSRNSEDERFDKVELDELMRSSDVIVSAVAHNDETEGLLSDEAVRCMKPTALLIDITHPIYSTELVLQLAADGKIGGYAFEDEKNAFGHYAGNVWNGPALGWCTNESMSKNAQQWVEAIVTAAGGEYPTRVN; encoded by the coding sequence ATGAAAATATTTATTATCAGCCCCAACGCCGAAAGAATGTTTACCGAAGAGCACCGTAACGCCCTTAATGCTGTTGGTGGTGTAACCGTCTTTGGTGAGATAAAGCCCTTTGATCAACTTACAGAGTTATATGATGGTGACGAACCGCGTATTGTAGCTGTTGACCCAGATTTTAGCGATTGGAAGTTTCCGAACGAGGTTATAGATAAAATACCCAGTCTAAAGGCGATCGTATTACAGACCACATCCTTTAGCTGGTTGGACATACAGTATGCCGCGAAGAAAGGTATACCTGTCGTCAATTTGCGGGGCTTTTCTAGTATTGCCGTCGCTGAGTGGGTCGTGATGCTCACGCTTGCTTTGGCTCGACGCTTACCAGTCGTAGTGAAAGATGGCTGGAAGCTTGACTACGAAAAACATCGTGGCTTTGAATTGCGTGGTAAAAAGGCAGGTGTGATTGGTCTTGGGCGCATCGGTACGGCGGTAGCCGAGAATCTAAAGGGTCTCGGCATGAACGTGCAGTATTGGTCGAGAAACAGTGAAGACGAGCGTTTTGATAAGGTGGAGCTTGATGAGCTAATGCGTAGCTCGGATGTTATTGTATCGGCCGTAGCTCACAATGATGAGACAGAAGGCTTGCTGAGCGATGAGGCGGTTAGATGCATGAAGCCAACGGCATTGTTGATAGACATCACTCACCCTATCTACAGCACCGAACTTGTTTTGCAACTAGCTGCTGATGGTAAGATTGGTGGCTATGCGTTCGAGGACGAGAAGAACGCTTTCGGGCATTATGCTGGTAACGTGTGGAACGGTCCAGCACTCGGCTGGTGTACGAACGAGAGCATGAGTAAGAACGCTCAGCAATGGGTCGAGGCTATAGTTACTGCGGCTGGGGGTGAGTATCCAACGCGGGTAAATTAA
- a CDS encoding deaminase — MNDYLRQAVNLSRKSFEAGEFPAGAILVTEAGNVYESDPSLPHYHGECMVIDKAIRAEGYPLTGAVMYGSMESCLMCSAKMYWAGITEVHFVIPKEKTNTLYAYEDDLPMQGRIKQFNTPITATQDSGLLDEALGLYEAWVKKIENK; from the coding sequence ATGAATGACTACCTAAGGCAAGCTGTAAATCTATCCCGTAAATCATTTGAGGCCGGTGAGTTTCCGGCTGGTGCGATACTTGTTACTGAAGCTGGTAATGTGTACGAAAGCGACCCGTCTTTGCCGCATTATCACGGCGAGTGCATGGTTATAGATAAAGCTATTAGGGCCGAAGGCTACCCGCTTACTGGTGCAGTTATGTATGGCTCTATGGAATCTTGCCTGATGTGTTCGGCGAAAATGTATTGGGCTGGTATTACCGAAGTGCATTTTGTTATCCCTAAGGAAAAGACCAACACACTCTATGCTTATGAGGACGATCTACCCATGCAAGGCCGCATTAAGCAGTTCAACACACCGATTACGGCCACACAAGACAGCGGCTTGCTTGATGAGGCACTAGGGCTGTACGAGGCTTGGGTTAAGAAGATTGAAAATAAGTAA
- a CDS encoding flavin reductase family protein produces the protein MPARKYLSPEDLHENKIVYLSPGHAPGMVTTIGPAGNVNVATFEQTMIVSYRPPRVMIAISPKCDTHKNIQDGSDCVVGFPRPEYIQVAYDGGVKTPRDISELDVIENISTFASKLVTPPSLDQCWINMECKLKSITPAGDHDLVLLDVVSVALDEDVWRDDKVERRNNLPAVYYTTSGHFFVPGERMHVSLSEDLKKYDNGD, from the coding sequence ATGCCAGCGCGTAAGTACCTTAGCCCCGAAGACCTACACGAAAACAAAATAGTCTACCTCTCGCCGGGCCACGCACCCGGTATGGTTACGACAATCGGCCCAGCCGGTAATGTGAATGTAGCAACCTTTGAGCAAACTATGATTGTTTCGTACCGCCCACCCCGCGTAATGATCGCTATCTCGCCCAAGTGCGACACACACAAGAACATTCAGGACGGTAGCGATTGCGTGGTTGGTTTTCCGCGCCCGGAGTATATCCAAGTTGCGTATGATGGTGGGGTCAAAACTCCCCGTGACATATCGGAGCTTGATGTAATTGAAAACATTTCCACCTTTGCGTCTAAGCTGGTTACTCCGCCCTCACTTGACCAATGCTGGATTAACATGGAGTGCAAGCTCAAAAGCATAACACCCGCTGGCGACCATGACCTTGTACTGCTCGATGTAGTTAGCGTTGCGTTAGACGAAGATGTATGGCGTGATGACAAGGTGGAGCGCCGAAATAATTTGCCAGCCGTATACTACACAACGTCCGGGCATTTTTTCGTGCCGGGCGAACGTATGCACGTCAGTCTAAGCGAAGATTTGAAGAAGTACGATAACGGCGATTAG
- a CDS encoding cysteine peptidase family C39 domain-containing protein → MVVDLMYLFDIEPTREKEQSILSEGLFRLRENYTFGCLLAFLDRYKDKSATIYVDNNFYLGKLKKWVNNPRINMLHKKNDDKLLNSLTAPFIVYVDNNITDGWTHLPHFMMVTKATEKFYEVFDPWDGKIIKISKDKLLSGIDQLRDHVKICPFVITAN, encoded by the coding sequence TTGGTCGTTGATTTGATGTACCTATTTGATATTGAGCCAACTCGCGAGAAAGAACAGAGCATTCTTAGTGAAGGACTTTTCCGCCTCCGTGAAAATTATACATTTGGATGCCTTTTAGCTTTCCTTGACCGTTATAAAGACAAATCGGCAACAATCTACGTAGATAATAACTTCTACCTTGGGAAATTAAAGAAATGGGTTAACAATCCACGCATTAATATGCTCCACAAAAAGAATGACGATAAACTCCTCAACTCTTTAACCGCACCTTTTATTGTTTATGTTGATAACAACATTACCGATGGCTGGACGCACCTTCCTCATTTTATGATGGTTACAAAAGCTACTGAAAAATTTTATGAGGTCTTCGACCCTTGGGACGGTAAGATTATCAAGATATCCAAGGATAAGCTATTAAGCGGTATCGACCAGCTGCGCGACCACGTTAAGATTTGTCCGTTTGTAATTACTGCGAACTAA
- a CDS encoding DUF1428 domain-containing protein yields the protein MAKYVDGFVLVIPKGKQAEYEEMAKMGRDSWMKHGALQYFECRGEDLKQQEMNGQKSRAFKEMAGANDDENVWFSFIVFKSKEHRDEVNKKVMDEMGETYKDQADFEMPNDMTKMAYGGFEVMVEG from the coding sequence ATGGCTAAATATGTTGATGGGTTCGTTCTTGTAATTCCTAAGGGCAAGCAAGCTGAATATGAAGAAATGGCTAAAATGGGCCGTGATTCCTGGATGAAGCATGGGGCGCTTCAGTATTTTGAGTGCAGAGGTGAAGATCTTAAACAGCAAGAAATGAATGGTCAGAAATCTCGAGCTTTTAAAGAGATGGCGGGTGCAAATGATGATGAAAATGTTTGGTTTTCTTTTATTGTTTTTAAATCCAAAGAGCACCGTGACGAAGTAAACAAAAAAGTCATGGACGAAATGGGCGAAACTTACAAAGACCAGGCGGATTTTGAAATGCCTAACGATATGACAAAAATGGCTTACGGAGGTTTTGAAGTGATGGTTGAGGGTTAG
- a CDS encoding heavy metal translocating P-type ATPase → MTTKFATSKLEHDMTYTCPMHPEIQQKNPGLCPECGMNLVPAKKTVVNKHDVVDKHAGHSPNMFKQKFLLSLILTIPTVVFSTSVQSWFGYSWTFWGSGYIPAIFGAIIFFYGGLIFLKGAKVELAARRPGMMTLISMAITVAFGYSLASTLGLVSGVDFWWELATLVTIMLLGHWLEMASVMGAQGALKELAKLLPDEAELIIDGKSKKVPISELSVGDVLLVRPGSQIPVDGVVVKGESDVNEAMLTGESKPVKKTVKEQVIGGTTNGSGSLTVRVTKVGDSTVLAGIMKLVADAQASKSHTQILADRAAFYLTFAAIAAALVTGVAWTIAGQSAEFILERIVTVLVIACPHALGLAVPLVTAISTTLAARNGLLVRQREALEAARNVDVILFDKTGTLTKGEQGVVDVVTIEKETELLMLAAVVEADSEHSIARAIVASAKERKIPIHQATDFSALPGRGAKANVNGKATYVGGPRLIKELNVVLPDTLGQAAREASQQGKTVVYVIQNKRVLGVVMLADVIRDESREAVAALQRMGKRVAMLTGDSKGVASWVASELGITEYFAEVLPDSKVETVKRLQADGSLVAMVGDGVNDAPALTRADIGIAIGAGTDVAIESAGIVLASSDPRGVAKILILSKSTYRKMLQNLLWAAGYNVIAIPLAAGVAATLGFVLSPALGAVLMSLSTIIVASNAQLLRNLDLNRGLR, encoded by the coding sequence ATGACCACAAAATTCGCTACTTCAAAACTGGAGCATGATATGACTTACACTTGCCCAATGCACCCAGAAATTCAGCAAAAGAATCCAGGTTTATGTCCTGAGTGCGGAATGAATTTGGTTCCCGCAAAAAAGACCGTTGTTAATAAGCATGATGTGGTCGACAAACACGCCGGTCATTCCCCGAATATGTTTAAGCAAAAGTTTTTGCTGAGTTTGATCTTGACGATTCCTACCGTAGTGTTTTCTACGTCGGTGCAAAGTTGGTTTGGTTATAGCTGGACTTTTTGGGGTAGTGGCTACATTCCAGCAATCTTCGGCGCGATTATCTTTTTTTACGGCGGACTTATATTTCTGAAAGGCGCTAAGGTAGAGTTGGCTGCTCGGCGACCTGGTATGATGACGCTTATTTCCATGGCAATCACCGTGGCTTTTGGCTATAGTTTAGCATCAACACTTGGGCTTGTGTCGGGGGTAGATTTTTGGTGGGAATTGGCTACGCTGGTAACTATCATGCTACTCGGCCACTGGTTGGAGATGGCTTCGGTAATGGGTGCGCAAGGGGCACTTAAAGAGCTCGCTAAATTGCTTCCGGATGAGGCCGAACTGATTATTGACGGTAAGTCCAAAAAAGTTCCTATTAGTGAACTAAGCGTTGGCGATGTGCTACTGGTGCGGCCTGGGTCGCAGATTCCGGTTGATGGTGTAGTGGTCAAGGGTGAGTCCGATGTAAACGAGGCAATGTTAACTGGCGAATCTAAACCTGTTAAAAAAACAGTTAAAGAACAAGTGATTGGCGGTACGACCAACGGCAGTGGTTCGCTGACGGTGCGAGTCACTAAGGTCGGCGATAGCACAGTGCTCGCAGGCATTATGAAGCTAGTAGCTGATGCACAGGCTAGTAAGTCGCACACTCAAATATTAGCCGACCGAGCGGCATTTTATCTGACGTTTGCTGCCATTGCAGCGGCTCTTGTTACTGGAGTGGCGTGGACGATTGCTGGGCAATCTGCCGAGTTTATTTTGGAGCGTATCGTAACTGTTCTTGTGATCGCCTGTCCGCACGCCTTGGGTTTGGCGGTGCCATTAGTCACGGCTATATCGACTACCTTGGCAGCGCGCAATGGTCTGCTCGTTCGTCAGCGTGAGGCTCTTGAAGCTGCTCGCAATGTAGATGTGATTTTGTTTGATAAAACAGGAACATTAACAAAGGGTGAACAAGGTGTAGTCGATGTTGTTACTATCGAAAAAGAGACGGAACTGTTGATGCTAGCGGCGGTAGTCGAAGCTGACTCGGAGCACTCCATCGCACGCGCTATTGTTGCCTCGGCCAAGGAGCGCAAAATACCTATCCACCAAGCAACCGACTTTTCGGCTCTGCCAGGCCGCGGTGCGAAAGCTAACGTTAACGGCAAAGCTACATATGTTGGCGGCCCGCGCTTAATAAAAGAACTAAACGTAGTTTTGCCAGATACTTTAGGCCAAGCTGCAAGAGAAGCATCTCAGCAAGGCAAAACCGTAGTTTACGTAATTCAGAATAAGCGCGTACTCGGAGTTGTAATGCTCGCTGACGTAATCCGCGACGAATCGCGAGAGGCTGTAGCTGCTTTGCAACGTATGGGCAAGCGAGTAGCCATGCTAACTGGTGATTCCAAAGGTGTGGCGTCGTGGGTCGCCAGTGAACTAGGTATTACTGAATACTTTGCCGAGGTTCTGCCAGATAGTAAGGTTGAAACGGTTAAACGCCTACAGGCAGACGGCAGTCTAGTGGCAATGGTTGGCGACGGGGTGAATGATGCTCCAGCATTGACCAGGGCAGATATAGGCATCGCAATTGGCGCCGGTACCGATGTTGCAATCGAGTCTGCGGGTATTGTTTTGGCATCTAGCGATCCGCGTGGCGTAGCCAAAATACTTATATTGTCCAAATCTACTTATCGTAAAATGCTTCAGAACCTATTGTGGGCGGCCGGCTACAACGTAATCGCTATTCCATTGGCTGCGGGCGTTGCGGCAACACTAGGTTTTGTACTATCACCAGCGCTTGGAGCTGTCTTGATGTCACTGTCTACTATTATCGTAGCGAGCAATGCCCAACTACTACGAAACCTAGATCTCAATAGAGGGTTACGCTAG
- a CDS encoding 3-oxoacyl-ACP reductase family protein, with protein sequence MKRFENKKVLITGGSRGLGAATAKRFAQEGADIVINYTEQKEAAEAVAHEIKSLGGKVILIQADVGNEHSVKAMAAKVVEQVGSVDILVNNAGIVFDVPFDQKSTDQWRRTMDVNLNGVYYCTKYFMSHISRGGSIVNVASTNGIDTYHPDSIDYDVSKAGVIMFTKAMARDLAPDIRINCVAPGWFDTDINADLPEDYVKKESEKIAMGRFGDPNEIASVVAFLASEDASFMTGSVVVVDGGYGGAV encoded by the coding sequence ATGAAGCGATTTGAGAATAAAAAAGTGTTAATCACTGGTGGAAGCCGCGGTTTAGGTGCTGCAACAGCCAAAAGGTTCGCCCAAGAGGGTGCCGATATCGTTATCAATTACACTGAACAAAAAGAGGCTGCCGAAGCTGTCGCGCATGAAATTAAATCCTTGGGCGGCAAGGTTATATTGATTCAGGCAGATGTAGGCAACGAGCACAGTGTTAAAGCAATGGCGGCTAAGGTTGTCGAGCAAGTTGGTTCTGTTGATATTTTGGTGAATAACGCTGGGATAGTTTTTGATGTGCCATTTGACCAAAAAAGTACAGATCAGTGGCGTCGTACAATGGATGTTAATCTGAACGGGGTTTACTATTGTACAAAATATTTCATGTCACACATCAGTCGAGGCGGCAGTATTGTGAATGTCGCGTCGACCAACGGTATCGACACATATCACCCCGATTCGATTGACTATGACGTTAGTAAGGCAGGAGTCATAATGTTCACTAAAGCTATGGCCCGTGATTTAGCGCCAGACATTAGAATTAACTGTGTTGCGCCGGGCTGGTTCGATACTGATATAAATGCTGATTTGCCCGAGGATTATGTAAAAAAAGAGTCAGAAAAAATTGCAATGGGAAGGTTTGGTGATCCCAACGAAATAGCCAGCGTTGTTGCATTTTTAGCAAGTGAAGATGCCAGCTTTATGACCGGTTCGGTTGTTGTAGTCGACGGTGGTTATGGAGGAGCCGTTTAA
- a CDS encoding PadR family transcriptional regulator, translating to MIHKTLSSDLLRGHTDTIILKLLLQGDKYGYEITKLVSDLSDHLYELKEATMYSSLKRLENDGQIISYWGDETQGGRRKYYRITNRGRDLYQTNKQNWDFSKEILEKLL from the coding sequence ATGATACATAAAACACTTTCTTCGGACTTGCTTCGCGGCCATACGGATACGATTATCCTAAAGCTGCTTTTGCAGGGCGATAAATACGGCTACGAGATTACAAAGTTGGTCAGCGATCTCAGTGATCATCTTTATGAACTTAAAGAGGCAACCATGTACTCCAGCTTAAAACGACTCGAAAACGATGGGCAGATAATCTCTTATTGGGGTGACGAAACACAAGGTGGGCGACGCAAATATTATCGGATTACAAATCGAGGCCGCGATCTTTATCAAACTAATAAACAAAACTGGGATTTTTCTAAAGAAATTTTAGAAAAGTTGCTTTAA
- a CDS encoding pentapeptide repeat-containing protein: protein MEDKLKNFLNEAFKPYGDFPARKDVEQELLANLNERYKDYKAQGRTDEVAYNLTVESLGDVAEIMEQIEHEKDGKTIRETIVDVVKSAFGDGDQRFHATSLIETDLSETSLPSTDFSASALMKTKFDKADLRNSKFKAAALKGASFIGANLSGATFNTADLQDTDFSGANLTNAKIVSCNLKGSSFKDAILDGTEFKTTDLENMPFDGLKFNGTKFVSAGLRNATFNRAILQDVSFKHTKVKQINFSGATMDKVTYALLKGVNADLQNVTVR, encoded by the coding sequence ATGGAAGACAAACTAAAGAATTTTTTAAATGAAGCTTTTAAGCCCTACGGCGATTTTCCGGCGCGCAAAGACGTCGAACAGGAGCTTCTTGCCAACTTGAATGAACGTTATAAGGACTATAAGGCACAAGGTAGGACCGATGAAGTTGCCTACAATTTAACGGTTGAATCACTTGGTGACGTTGCTGAAATCATGGAGCAAATTGAGCACGAAAAAGATGGCAAAACGATTCGCGAGACGATCGTAGACGTTGTTAAGAGCGCATTTGGTGACGGCGATCAAAGATTCCACGCAACATCTCTAATCGAAACCGACCTATCCGAAACTAGCTTGCCAAGCACGGATTTTAGCGCCAGCGCGTTAATGAAGACTAAGTTTGATAAAGCGGATTTGCGGAATTCCAAATTCAAAGCCGCTGCATTAAAAGGTGCAAGTTTTATTGGCGCAAACTTGAGCGGGGCAACTTTTAATACTGCCGATTTACAGGACACCGACTTTAGCGGAGCTAACTTAACGAATGCGAAAATTGTCAGTTGCAATTTAAAAGGCTCGTCATTTAAGGACGCGATTTTAGATGGTACCGAATTTAAAACGACTGACCTAGAAAACATGCCTTTTGACGGACTCAAGTTTAACGGCACGAAATTTGTTTCGGCTGGCCTTAGGAATGCCACATTCAATAGAGCTATTTTGCAGGATGTTTCTTTTAAGCACACCAAGGTCAAACAGATAAACTTTAGTGGTGCAACAATGGATAAAGTGACCTACGCTTTGCTAAAAGGCGTTAATGCTGATCTGCAAAACGTAACTGTTAGATAA